A segment of the Chiloscyllium plagiosum isolate BGI_BamShark_2017 chromosome 39, ASM401019v2, whole genome shotgun sequence genome:
ACTGAAAGGATTAAGAGGCCTCTGTATCCCATTCACGAAGCTCTCACTGCAGACGGTGACAAGGTCTCCGTTTCGAGTAAAAATAACAACacatttcttcccacagtcagatACAATGaattcttcttcactgttcactgcaaTGAAAAGAAATCTAATGCCATCATAACCCTTTGGCTTAATCCTGCCAACTACTTGGCCATTGAGATCATATAGAGATACAGAACATAATGTCCCTTCACTCACAGCCACATATTCATCCTCATACGCAGCGATAGGGTATGCTGACTCCGAACCTCGGAGCAAAAAGTTTTTCACCAGCGATCCATCCATTTCCAAGTAGTAAAGCCTGTTTTTGGCAGAACATGCAATAATATTGTCACAGACGGCCACACTGCACGGGTCATCATCTTCATCTGGCAGCGAGATAATCTGATTCAATGATCCACCATTCCAGTAACACTTCAGCACCGCATTCTCTTCATCTGCAACAATGATGTCCCCATCTTCCGAACAACAGATGCCCGTCAATTTGGGCATCGTGTTATACTCCAGCATGGTGTCAAAGTAATATCTCTGAACTGCCCATTGTGTGGGCTGAGCAACAGGCTGGTTTGGCGGGTGGGTTTCTGGAATGTGTGAAGCCTGCCCAATACTAGGGACAGTCAGCTCAGACTCAGTAACTGCACCGTCACCCAAGGTGACTGTGAAGAGATGAGTTTCTGATATCATACTCCGGACAGATTTGTTAACCATTAGCCTGGGCCAGGATTTGTTTAATTCTTGGATGTTGACTGGCTGCAATGCATGGATCTGATCTTGTATAATGCTCTCCAAACACACCATCTCTTTCACATCAGAGCCCATTATAACCTTCACACCAAGTTCTTTCATGCTCTTTGTCTTCTCCTTCTGAAGCTCAAGGTTAGATTTGGCGGCTTTGATTAACTCTTCCTGTTTCTTCACACACTCCGAAACAGTTTTTTTGATGGCATCTCCCTGTTGAAACAGATCATTTATAACCTCTGTCAGAGTGCTCTCTAAGTTGGAAATTATAGACAACTCTGTCGCTTTCACTTTGTCCATTGCTTCATTCAGTTCCCCCTCTTGTTGGGCCAGTGACTGGAGATCAGTGCCGAGTCTTTCCACAAGTTTTATCACGGTGGGTTTCTTCAGCTTGGCTGCCTCAGCAATCCCAAGCCGTTTGTGTTTGATGCAGTCGAGTGAGTAACATTGGAAACAAATGAGTCGGTCACACGTGCTGCAGTAATGACAGACTTGCTCCTTGGGGTGAAATTGGCAGGAGAATCTTTGCTGCAGAATCATCCCTGCATCAGCTTTATCCAGTGGGGTTGGGGCCAGGTCCAACACCGTGTGGGTGCTGTGGCTAATCCGATGACTGTCCCCACAGGCTCTGCACAGGTAACATGGACAACTGATACACTGGGCCACTGCAGAGTTCTTGTCTTTCCAGCCTTGGGGACACAGGCTGCATCCCATCGCCTCCTTCTCCTGGCTTTGTAAGATATCCAGAAGGGTGTTAATATGGAAGTTTGTCTTCAAACTGCTAATGCCTGCACTCACGTCAACAATGACCCTACACTCCGGGCACTGGATCATATTGGCCCTCACCAGCTTCTTCAAGCATCCTTGGCAGTAAGTGTGTAGACAAGGCAACATTTTCGGTTGTTCCATTGTATTAAGGCAGattttacaatttaaaatatCACTTTGGATTTTATCAGTAATAGTGGATGAAGTGGCCATAGCGTCATACACAGCCTGAAAGGAAAAGCACAGTAAAACCTCACCAGTCAGATCTGGAGGAGCTGTGATTCGAGCACACGGTGTCGGGTGACTGCATCTGAACAAATTTCAGTTTAAGTTTTGCTGAAACGAAACTGAAActaaagggggagggggagggggggggggcacagcGCCTGGAAACAAACACAAGAGATTGAGTAAAAAGGGTCAGCTTCCGGAGTTCAGAGCACAgcccatccccccccacccccaaacaaaaTGCAAGAAGCTGCAAGGGGGCACATGCTGTTGCTGGCCTCAGGTGGAGGGTGGTacacagagagtgagaggaggctggggcagagggaaggggaggggtgggggggtggtaaACAGCCTGGCTCAGTCCGGGGAGAGGTTACTGCCCCCTCCCTCTGAGAGCCACTCAGTTTCCCCCTCCCAGGGAGAGGGGGAGCGGGTGCAGGGTCTCTGTGGCTGGGACTTACCTGCGGCTCTCCCTGTCAGACAGATCGTCCAGACTCCGCCTGCCTGACGctcacccagagagagagagagatccactCCGAGCCCTggctgcgcacacacacacacacacacagcaacgtGAGACAGTCAAGGACAGTGTGAAACTAACCCTTCCCTCCTCCGCCCCAAACAACGCAGCAACCACAAAACTCTACTCTCGCCTCACGTGTACTTCCAAAGAACAGCAAATGTTGAAAGCTGTTTGCAGCTTTAGTTCAATAAAACTTTATTGAACTAATCGACGGAGTGAAACTGTAGGATCATAGTCCATTATCGCATTTTGTAAAGTGATCTATCGTTATAACAGCACAGGCATTTGGGAGTCCCAGCACATCAATCACAAAGTTCTAGCACCCCGCTTCAGTCAGGAATAGGGAAGGCTAATGGAAATGTTAGCCTTTATATCAATGGACTATAAAAACAGGGAAGCCTTGCTAAATCTGTACAAGTTGTAGTTAAACCATAGCTAAAACAGTTTTGATTTTATGTAAGGAAATTGTATtgtatttttattgcaaaaatatactttactcatAAAAGATCTTTATGTACAGAAACCAATACAGTCTTTGCACATTCACAGACAAACATTGATCTGACGTTGCCTAGCATTTCTGACTTATATGGGACAATATTTACCTACAATTGAAACACCaagagggtccaataactgaacgggCCCCCATTTACCCTCAGACAGGGGTCTttctccactgtgccttggtgcTATGTCCTAAATTTTAGTGCATCCTTCAGCACGTAGGCCTGAATATTGGAATGTGCCAGACTGCAACACTTGGTCAGGGTcagctccttgctctggaagaccaataagtttcgggcagaccaaagagtgtctttcactgactgatggtcctccaggtgcagttgatgtttgtctcggtatATGCCCTTGTGAACGGACCTTAGAGCACAGAGTCCcctgtcatggagctgctcgggatgaaccttagcactgcatctctctccagacttcctctacaaaggcacattccagaggGGATGTCTCTACCCACTGCAGCCCCTTTGAGGGTAGCACATGATGGTGCACAGAGTCAAGGTGTACATGAATGATCTCACAAGTaaagcccttctcaccaccagccaagcaatgtcttggCACTTGTTCAAAagttcttcaggaagaagggcttatgcccaaaatgtcgattctcctgtttcttggatgctgcctgacctgctgcgcttttccagcaacacattttcagctctgatctccagcatctgcagtcctcactttcttcaggaaACAACCCAACAGTATCTACCATTTCCTTTTCACATAGCGTCTCAAGGATGCTACATGctaccacttcctgatggacttgtggtcaaaggtgtttttctttgaaaatttCTCCACAAAGAACATGTTTTACATGCCGCTGAGCACAGTCCCTCCCTTTGCAACACCAGggcaggtagaacctcagtacgtagtgacacctGTGTACCCAGGAACTGCGCGCAGCTTAATGCAACCACACACCACACAAAGGTGTCCATCAGGATAAGGGCAGcgtttggagtgtgtgtgtgttctccccctccccccatctatCTTAAAcctccacatgaagtggaagatggctcagATGACTGCAATGGCACAGGTTCAAAGaatgggccagacctgtgccacatacaaCAATAGAAAGTATCTcatacctgatgaccaggtttttattTGCAATGGGAAAGGGAAAGGAAGTTCTTACTCCTGATCCTAATGGCCTAGATGATGAATTAAAGTTGGAAAAATACACCCTATGGAGAGTTTGCTATCAATTTTAATTAGCTTGTCTGAATGAATCCTTTGCTCCTTTACATGACCCCTCATCCCTTTTGctctttaatctctcctgccctcCACCTGAACACACATGGTGGGAGAGGACAGTGATAGGTGAAGTGTAAACACAAAACACTCtggattctgaaataaaaacagaaacagaaaatgctggatatactcagcagagacaaaaaaaactgcaggtgctggaatccaaggcagacaGGCAGAGGCCGGAAGAACACactaagccaggcagcatcaggagctggagaagttaatgttttgggtataacccttcttcaaaactggggATGAATGTGGGGGAGAGGCTGGTGAGGTGggaataggtgaacacaggtagagggtacaacctggttggttaatgggaagaatgaatccagtcactgctcattttaattccccttcctacttcctttccaacatgaccacccttggcctcctccattggcaCAACGAAtaagaccgcaaattggaggaacaacacctcatcttccacctgggcagcctacagcggaggactcaacactgagttctccaatttcacatAACCtctcccccgactcccttcccagccccttcccctcccttccattcctctgattgacccttccttcctgccaccaaccagattcgttcctcccattgaccaaccaggtcataccctctacctgtctccaccTACCCCCACATCACCACCCTGCCTCACACACACATTATCTGCAGCACCCCCCACACCtaccccccagtcctgaagaagtgttacccccgaaacgttgacttctccacttccggatgtactcagcaggcctggcagcattagAGGAGAGACATTGAGAGTTTATGATCTCCTCTTCAGGTTTTCCCAGTAGAATAAAAGTAGCAGTAAAGGTgataaggttgtaaagaaggTGGACTGTTGGAGGtgtagagtcgagagtgtagtgctggaaaagcacagcaggtaaaaacaatgactgcagatgctggaaaccagattctggattagtggtgctggaaaagcacagcagttcaggcagcatccgaaaagcacagcaggtcaggtcgcatctgaggagcaggagaattgacattttgggcataagcccttcatcaggaagggtttatgcccgaaacatcgattctcctgctcctctgatgctgagtgacctgctgtgcttttccagaaccatacactccattctgatctccagcatctgcagtcctcactttctcttagaggTGTTGAGTACAAATATAGGGATATGATGATGAAACTGgataagacattggtgaggccacagctggagtattgtgtgcagttctggtcacattagAGAGAGGACATAATTGATCTGGAGAGAGTGTAGTTAAGATTTACTAGACTGTTGCcaggctggagaattgtagctatgaggagagattggaaacTTTggtgttgttttctttgaaataaagatgactgaggggtgacatagagtcatagagatgtacagcatggaaacaaacccttcggtccatgccgaccagatatcccaacccaatctagtcccacctgccagcacccggcccatatccctccaaacccttcctattcatatacccatccaaacgtcttttaaatgttgtaattgtaccagcctccaccacatcctctggcagcccattccatacatgcaccaccctctgcgtgaaaaagttgccccttaggtctcttttatatctttaccctctcaccataaacctacgtcctagttctggactccaccatcccaggaaaaaagctttgtctatttatcctatccatgcccctcataatattgtaaacctcgataaggtcacccctcagcctccgacgctccagggaaaacagccccagcctgttcagcctctccctatagctcaaatcctccaaccctggcaacatccttgtaaatcttttctgaacccattcaagtttcacaatacccttccgatagaaaggagaccagaattgtacgcaatattccaaaagtggcctaaccaatgtcctgtacagctgcaacatgacctcccaacgtcggtactcaatactctgaccaataaaggaaagcataccaaatgccttcttcactagcctatctacctgcgactctactttcaaggagctatgaacatgcattctaagatctttgttcagcaacactccctaggaccttaatgaagtgtataagtcctgctaagatttgctttcccaaaatgcagcacttcacatgatacgaaagtcggaggagttgtagacagtgaggaaagatatggcaggttacagcgggatatagataagctgcagaactgggcagaaaggtggcaaatggggttcaatgtagctaagtgtgaggtgattcactttggtcagagtaataaaaagatggggtactgggctaatggtcggatacttggtagtgtggatgagcagagggatcttggtgtccatgtacacagatctccgaAAGTTNNNNNNNNNNNNNNNNNNNNNNNNNNNNNNNNNNNNNNNNNNNNNNNNNNNNNNNNNNNNNNNNNNNNNNNNNNNNNNNNNNNNNNNNNNNNNNNNNNNNNNNNNNNNNNNNNNNNNNNNNNNNNNNNNNNNNNNNNNNNNNNNNNNNNNNNNNNNNNNNNNNNNNNNNNNNNNNNNNNNNNNNNNNNNNNNNggtggtcggtataggacagatgttaggggtagattctttactcagcgtgtcgtgagttcatggaatgccctgccagtagcagtggtggactctccctcattatgggcatttaagcgggcattggataggcatatggaggatagtgggctagtgtaggttaggtgggcttggatcggcgcaacatcgagggccgaagggcctgtactgcgctgtattcttctatgttctatgttctatctaaattaaactcc
Coding sequences within it:
- the LOC122542085 gene encoding E3 ubiquitin-protein ligase TRIM56-like, which gives rise to MATSSTITDKIQSDILNCKICLNTMEQPKMLPCLHTYCQGCLKKLVRANMIQCPECRVIVDVSAGISSLKTNFHINTLLDILQSQEKEAMGCSLCPQGWKDKNSAVAQCISCPCYLCRACGDSHRISHSTHTVLDLAPTPLDKADAGMILQQRFSCQFHPKEQVCHYCSTCDRLICFQCYSLDCIKHKRLGIAEAAKLKKPTVIKLVERLGTDLQSLAQQEGELNEAMDKVKATELSIISNLESTLTEVINDLFQQGDAIKKTVSECVKKQEELIKAAKSNLELQKEKTKSMKELGVKVIMGSDVKEMVCLESIIQDQIHALQPVNIQELNKSWPRLMVNKSVRSMISETHLFTVTLGDGAVTESELTVPSIGQASHIPETHPPNQPVAQPTQWAVQRYYFDTMLEYNTMPKLTGICCSEDGDIIVADEENAVLKCYWNGGSLNQIISLPDEDDDPCSVAVCDNIIACSAKNRLYYLEMDGSLVKNFLLRGSESAYPIAAYEDEYVAVSEGTLCSVSLYDLNGQVVGRIKPKGYDGIRFLFIAVNSEEEFIVSDCGKKCVVIFTRNGDLVTVCSESFVNGIQRPLNPFSVCVDANDNIYVTEPNRILVFSPMGSFKRQLLSTADGLSKPRVLTIDPDDNLIVVQDSRFFCQAGGFAEFLELEGSRI